From a region of the Azospirillum formosense genome:
- a CDS encoding LysE family transporter, with protein sequence MDALPALLKGLIIGFSIAAPVGPIGLLCIRRTLADGPAHGFVSGLGAASADAVYGAIAGFGVALITDALLGAQVALKLVGGLMLLWLGWSTLRARPAERAADARGGGGLAGAYASTFALTLANPATILSFAAVFGGLGVSAGDGSSTGVAALLVAGVFTGSAMWWLGLSASVGAFRRRVTPAAMLWINRASGAVLGAFGIAALASLL encoded by the coding sequence ATGGACGCCCTGCCCGCCCTGCTGAAGGGGCTGATCATCGGATTCAGCATCGCCGCCCCGGTCGGGCCGATCGGGCTGCTGTGCATCCGGCGCACCCTGGCCGACGGGCCGGCGCACGGCTTCGTCAGCGGGCTGGGTGCCGCCAGCGCGGACGCGGTCTATGGCGCCATCGCCGGCTTCGGGGTGGCCCTGATCACCGACGCGCTCTTGGGTGCGCAGGTGGCGCTGAAACTGGTTGGCGGACTGATGCTGCTGTGGCTGGGCTGGAGCACCCTGCGCGCCCGTCCGGCGGAACGCGCCGCGGACGCCCGCGGCGGCGGCGGTCTGGCCGGGGCCTACGCCTCCACCTTCGCGCTGACGCTCGCCAACCCGGCAACCATTCTCAGCTTCGCCGCGGTGTTCGGCGGGCTGGGCGTGTCGGCGGGGGATGGCAGCAGCACCGGGGTGGCCGCCCTGCTCGTCGCGGGCGTCTTCACCGGGTCGGCGATGTGGTGGTTGGGGCTCAGCGCCTCGGTCGGGGCGTTCCGGCGCCGGGTCACGCCCGCCGCCATGCTGTGGATCAACCGCGCCTCGGGCGCGGTGCTGGGAGCGTTCGGGATCGCGGCCCTCGCCTCTCTGCTGTGA
- a CDS encoding (2Fe-2S)-binding protein produces MYVCICHALNDKQVTKALENGARTPASVFRHYERQVQCGKCVPMMRDMVQSHCANQCPSCPGQSAPNHAVVQQPVALPEPANADAFPYGVAAE; encoded by the coding sequence ATGTACGTCTGCATTTGCCACGCGCTGAACGACAAGCAGGTTACCAAGGCGCTGGAGAACGGCGCCCGCACCCCGGCTTCCGTCTTCCGGCATTACGAGCGTCAGGTCCAGTGCGGCAAATGCGTTCCAATGATGCGGGACATGGTGCAGAGCCACTGCGCGAACCAGTGCCCGTCCTGCCCCGGACAATCCGCCCCGAACCATGCCGTGGTGCAGCAACCGGTTGCCCTCCCGGAACCGGCCAACGCCGACGCGTTTCCCTACGGCGTCGCGGCGGAGTGA
- a CDS encoding rubredoxin: protein MPTLPRPLRRRGALRLIAAILALFAPTARAEDPRLSEIWRCGGDRPGYEHHPRDGAPEHGAPAGTAFQDLPGDWFCPRCGAGKPDFRRMGG, encoded by the coding sequence ATGCCCACCCTTCCCCGCCCCCTCCGGCGGCGTGGCGCCCTGCGCCTGATCGCCGCCATCCTCGCCTTGTTCGCCCCCACCGCGCGGGCCGAGGACCCGCGCCTGTCCGAAATCTGGCGGTGCGGCGGCGATCGCCCCGGCTACGAGCATCACCCCCGCGACGGCGCCCCGGAGCACGGCGCGCCGGCGGGCACCGCCTTCCAGGATTTGCCGGGTGACTGGTTCTGCCCGCGCTGCGGCGCCGGCAAGCCGGACTTCCGCCGGATGGGCGGTTGA
- a CDS encoding sugar phosphate isomerase/epimerase family protein, with product MNRRSIHSYTWIPKWSTKDGAYAAERAAAFGYGQLVVPIRDHDSIEPAAIAALCERAGVRPVATSPLQVDNDISSTDPDVHRRGIERHCAALALARDMGADRMGGILYSAFGKASKVPSDANFQAAADGLRIVAERAASYGMLLALEVVNRYESNLINTAEQAVRMVKLIGADNVRVHLDTFHMNIEENDLLGALELAMPYLGYFEIDQNHRGRLTEGAIDFAPMLRRLKAAKYQGLIGVEAFSSAVSHPDITAGVASWRNLFEHGDDVARDGQLLLDQHGL from the coding sequence ATGAACAGGCGGTCAATCCACAGCTACACCTGGATTCCGAAGTGGTCCACCAAGGATGGTGCCTACGCGGCCGAGCGTGCCGCGGCCTTCGGCTACGGCCAGCTCGTCGTGCCGATCCGCGACCATGACAGCATCGAACCGGCGGCCATTGCCGCGCTGTGCGAGCGGGCCGGAGTCCGCCCCGTCGCGACCTCCCCCCTTCAGGTGGACAACGACATTTCGAGCACCGACCCGGACGTGCACCGCCGTGGGATCGAGCGGCATTGCGCGGCGCTCGCCCTGGCGCGCGATATGGGCGCGGACCGCATGGGCGGCATTCTCTACAGCGCCTTCGGGAAGGCCTCGAAGGTCCCGAGCGACGCCAACTTCCAGGCGGCGGCGGACGGGTTGAGGATCGTCGCCGAACGGGCCGCATCTTATGGGATGCTGTTGGCGCTCGAAGTGGTCAATCGGTACGAAAGCAACCTGATCAACACGGCGGAACAGGCCGTTCGAATGGTCAAGCTGATCGGCGCCGACAACGTCCGCGTCCATCTCGACACCTTCCACATGAACATCGAGGAGAATGACCTGTTGGGCGCGCTTGAGCTGGCAATGCCTTATCTCGGTTATTTCGAGATCGACCAGAACCACCGCGGCCGTCTGACGGAGGGGGCCATTGACTTCGCCCCGATGCTGCGCCGGTTGAAGGCGGCCAAGTATCAGGGACTGATCGGCGTCGAAGCCTTCTCCTCAGCCGTGTCCCACCCGGACATCACTGCGGGCGTCGCGTCCTGGCGCAACCTGTTCGAACACGGCGACGACGTGGCGCGCGACGGGCAATTGCTGCTCGATCAACACGGTCTCTGA
- a CDS encoding transposase, with translation MTDAENPPPLSAGFRQHMVELVRSGRDTADLAREFEPSAQAIRNWVPQADRDNGHRSDGLSSSEKEEPARLHRENRQLRQERDVLAKAAAWFARETGTIPSGSSRS, from the coding sequence TTGACCGATGCCGAAAACCCGCCCCCCTTATCCGCCGGCTTCCGGCAGCATATGGTCGAGCTGGTCCGCTCTGGACGCGATACAGCCGACCTCGCCCGCGAGTTCGAGCCATCCGCCCAGGCGATCCGCAACTGGGTGCCCCAAGCCGATCGCGATAACGGTCACCGCAGCGACGGCCTGAGCAGTTCCGAAAAGGAGGAACCGGCTCGCCTGCATCGCGAGAACCGGCAACTGCGCCAGGAGCGCGACGTCCTGGCAAAGGCGGCGGCTTGGTTCGCGCGGGAGACCGGCACGATCCCGTCCGGGTCTTCCCGTTCATGA
- a CDS encoding Lrp/AsnC family transcriptional regulator, whose protein sequence is MDDTDRKIIAHIQQDGRASYADIGSAAGLSVSAVNERLKKLQANGVIQGWGARLSPKAAGLDVLAFVEVLLDRPEHDAPFRDAMRATPAVQECHHVTGDWSYLLKVRVADTEALERFLSDRLKALPGVVRSHTVIALSSVKETPILPIESD, encoded by the coding sequence ATGGACGATACCGACCGCAAAATCATCGCACACATTCAGCAAGACGGACGCGCTTCCTACGCCGACATCGGATCGGCGGCCGGACTCTCGGTGTCCGCCGTGAACGAGCGGCTGAAGAAGCTGCAGGCCAACGGCGTGATCCAGGGGTGGGGGGCGCGGCTGTCGCCCAAAGCCGCCGGGCTGGACGTGCTGGCCTTCGTCGAGGTGCTGCTCGACCGTCCGGAGCATGACGCGCCTTTCCGCGACGCCATGCGCGCCACCCCGGCGGTTCAGGAGTGCCACCACGTCACCGGGGACTGGTCCTATCTGCTCAAGGTGCGCGTGGCCGACACGGAGGCGCTCGAACGCTTCCTCTCCGACCGGCTGAAGGCGCTGCCCGGCGTCGTGCGCTCCCACACCGTCATCGCGCTTTCCTCGGTCAAGGAGACGCCGATCCTTCCCATCGAGTCCGACTGA
- a CDS encoding patatin-like phospholipase family protein, whose translation MLAVSGLKIGLALGSGAARGWAHIGVLRALEEIGVEPDVICGTSIGAVVGAAYLTDQLDELQAWAQSMGWLGMLGIIDLTFRRGGLLAADRTFDRFRNHRTEVTIDQLRKPFAAVATDLSTGREIWLRDGPMLSAVQASAAMPGLFPAVRRDDHWLVDGALVNPVPVSLCRALGADVVIAVNLNSELSPLSRPSGRGAAKLRKAAEAKPAQMQASQMQEARMQQAQPVPEAAMAPAGDATSPVFSTLTSQIASWMGRRPAARTRFLADQLTRAPASNVPPNVMDVMAGSIDIMQDRITRSRLAGEPPDVLIAPRLAHIGILEFDRAEEVVEIGYGAASILKPALELALRRA comes from the coding sequence GTGCTGGCGGTGAGCGGACTGAAGATCGGACTGGCCCTGGGCAGCGGGGCGGCGCGCGGATGGGCGCACATCGGCGTTCTGCGCGCGCTGGAGGAGATCGGGGTCGAGCCCGACGTGATCTGCGGAACCTCCATCGGCGCAGTGGTCGGCGCGGCCTACCTGACGGACCAGTTGGACGAGTTGCAGGCCTGGGCGCAGAGCATGGGCTGGCTCGGCATGCTCGGAATCATCGACCTGACCTTCCGCCGCGGCGGGCTGCTGGCCGCCGACCGCACCTTCGACCGCTTCCGCAACCACCGGACCGAAGTCACCATCGATCAGCTGCGCAAGCCCTTCGCCGCGGTCGCCACCGACCTCAGCACCGGGCGGGAGATCTGGCTGCGCGACGGGCCGATGCTCAGCGCGGTGCAGGCGTCGGCCGCCATGCCCGGCCTGTTTCCGGCGGTGCGGCGCGACGACCACTGGCTGGTGGACGGCGCGCTGGTCAATCCGGTGCCGGTGTCGTTGTGCCGCGCGCTGGGGGCCGACGTGGTGATCGCGGTCAATCTGAACAGCGAGCTGTCGCCGCTGAGCCGCCCATCGGGGCGCGGCGCCGCCAAGCTGCGCAAGGCGGCGGAGGCCAAGCCGGCCCAGATGCAGGCGTCACAGATGCAGGAAGCGCGGATGCAGCAGGCCCAGCCCGTGCCGGAGGCGGCGATGGCCCCGGCGGGGGACGCGACCTCCCCCGTCTTTTCCACCCTGACCTCGCAGATCGCCTCCTGGATGGGGCGGCGGCCGGCGGCGCGCACGCGCTTCCTCGCCGACCAGCTGACGCGTGCCCCGGCCTCCAACGTGCCGCCCAACGTGATGGACGTGATGGCCGGGTCCATCGACATCATGCAGGACCGCATCACCCGCTCCCGCTTGGCCGGCGAGCCGCCGGACGTGCTGATCGCGCCGCGCCTCGCCCACATCGGCATCCTGGAGTTCGACCGCGCGGAGGAGGTGGTGGAGATCGGCTACGGCGCCGCGTCGATCCTCAAGCCCGCGCTGGAGCTGGCCCTGCGCCGGGCCTAG
- a CDS encoding DUF882 domain-containing protein, with the protein MRIGLATAAAGMVMAPEVSEAALRAPPRQLVLLNLHTGERVRAEYWSKGRYQRDGLREINHLLRDHRTGAVHPIDPKLLDLLHALTRKVGSKTPVHIISGYRSPESNAWLREQDGSGVAQNSFHMQGKAIDLRVPGLPLRTLQRAALSLRGGGVGYYPDSNFVHVDVGPKRQWAS; encoded by the coding sequence TTGCGCATCGGTCTGGCGACGGCCGCTGCCGGCATGGTCATGGCGCCGGAGGTGTCGGAGGCGGCGTTGCGCGCCCCGCCGCGGCAATTGGTCCTGCTCAACCTCCACACCGGCGAGCGGGTGCGGGCGGAGTACTGGTCCAAGGGCCGCTACCAGCGCGACGGCCTGCGGGAAATCAACCACTTGCTGCGCGACCACCGCACCGGTGCCGTGCATCCCATCGACCCCAAGCTCCTGGACCTGCTGCACGCGCTGACCCGCAAGGTCGGCAGCAAGACGCCGGTGCACATCATCTCCGGCTACCGCTCTCCCGAATCCAACGCGTGGCTGCGCGAGCAGGACGGCAGCGGCGTCGCCCAGAACAGCTTCCACATGCAGGGCAAGGCCATCGACCTGCGGGTGCCCGGCCTGCCGCTGCGCACCCTGCAGCGCGCGGCGCTCAGCCTGCGTGGCGGCGGGGTGGGCTATTACCCGGACAGCAACTTCGTCCATGTCGACGTCGGTCCGAAGCGTCAGTGGGCGTCCTGA
- a CDS encoding pentapeptide repeat-containing protein, giving the protein MPPVATAPAPAPSYLRPDQLAEVLDRHARWIKGQPGGARANLALADLEGADLSQRDLRGARLVGAKLARCRLSGTNLAGADLFGVDLRDADITRANLMQTDLRGARLRSADFSNANLRDADLRAGTLEPGGTARRGTGPDAHPDAQDAESIRQSHRTALARLQGGVTAEGGIPTDLTGAVLAGANLTAADLCGAVLQNADLSGAVLTDANLSGARLNGANLTGALLDGCTFDNADLVGTRMVDCDLSQAKLGAACLTRPIDSMGSEIQRAIFDHERWIDSVGQRGERADLDGTDLSRADLRGVNLSAASLRGANLSDAALTGARLMMADLSGANLERANLMGADLSGANLSFARLTGADLTRVNLGPAEIKDPSGRPTGRSWAANLMGADLRQAMLTDSRMVQANLTDADLENADLDGADLAGAKLQRAHLKGKAPRRR; this is encoded by the coding sequence GTGCCCCCCGTCGCCACAGCCCCCGCGCCGGCCCCCTCCTATCTTCGGCCCGACCAGCTGGCCGAAGTCCTGGACCGGCACGCCCGCTGGATCAAGGGCCAGCCGGGTGGCGCGCGCGCCAATCTGGCGCTGGCGGATCTGGAGGGCGCGGATCTGTCGCAGCGCGATCTGCGCGGCGCGCGGCTGGTGGGGGCGAAGCTGGCGCGCTGCCGGCTCAGCGGCACGAACCTCGCCGGGGCCGACCTCTTCGGCGTGGACCTGCGCGATGCGGACATCACCCGCGCCAATTTGATGCAGACGGATCTGCGCGGCGCGCGGCTGCGCTCCGCCGACTTCTCCAACGCCAATCTGCGCGACGCCGACCTGCGCGCCGGCACGCTGGAACCGGGCGGCACCGCCCGCCGCGGCACCGGTCCGGACGCCCATCCTGACGCCCAGGATGCCGAGTCCATCCGGCAGAGCCACCGGACCGCTTTGGCCCGTCTGCAGGGCGGCGTCACGGCGGAGGGCGGCATCCCGACCGATCTGACCGGCGCGGTGCTGGCCGGCGCCAACCTGACCGCAGCCGACCTGTGCGGGGCGGTGCTCCAGAACGCCGACCTCTCCGGCGCGGTGCTGACCGACGCCAACCTGTCCGGAGCGCGGCTGAACGGGGCCAACCTGACCGGCGCCCTGCTGGACGGCTGCACCTTCGACAACGCCGATCTGGTCGGCACGCGGATGGTCGATTGCGATCTGTCGCAGGCCAAGCTCGGCGCCGCCTGCCTGACCCGCCCGATCGACAGCATGGGGTCGGAAATCCAGCGGGCGATCTTCGATCATGAGCGCTGGATCGACAGCGTCGGCCAGCGCGGCGAGCGCGCCGACCTGGACGGCACCGACCTCAGCCGCGCCGACCTGCGCGGCGTCAATCTCAGCGCGGCCTCGCTGCGCGGCGCCAACCTGTCCGACGCGGCGCTCACCGGCGCCCGGCTGATGATGGCCGACCTGTCCGGCGCCAATCTTGAGCGCGCGAACCTGATGGGCGCCGACCTGTCCGGCGCCAACCTCAGCTTCGCCCGGCTGACCGGGGCCGATCTGACGCGGGTCAATCTCGGACCGGCGGAAATCAAGGACCCCAGCGGGCGCCCAACGGGCCGCTCCTGGGCCGCCAACCTGATGGGCGCCGACCTGCGGCAGGCCATGCTGACCGATTCCCGTATGGTCCAGGCCAATCTGACCGACGCCGATCTGGAGAACGCCGACCTGGACGGGGCGGATCTGGCCGGCGCGAAGCTGCAACGCGCCCATCTCAAGGGCAAGGCGCCGCGGCGGCGCTGA
- a CDS encoding dienelactone hydrolase family protein: MLRNGWLPVVGATVLWAGGAAAEVGMRALAFPDPADGGTARAVVWYPTDAPETPVRRGPFVFRVAEGAPVAEGRHPLVVLSHGAGGSAFGHADTAMALARRGYVVVAVHHRGNAFDDDRDAGTERMWRKRPAQLSAALDHVLADPGLAGRLDGERVGAFGFSAGGYTVLVAAGGVAELGRIADHCRTPPAGERFCHLGNEETQARVEARDPRIRAAVLAAPVGVPFSKDGLAGVTIPIRLYRAERDEQIAAAQVEGVRDRLPTPPAYEVVRDAGHFSFLMPVPVDIAAEVGPPAQDPPGFDRAAFHERLNTEIADFFDRALAIERQGR; encoded by the coding sequence GTGCTGCGAAATGGGTGGCTGCCGGTGGTTGGAGCCACCGTCCTTTGGGCCGGCGGTGCCGCGGCGGAGGTGGGCATGCGCGCGCTGGCCTTTCCCGACCCGGCGGACGGCGGGACCGCCCGCGCGGTGGTCTGGTACCCCACGGACGCGCCGGAAACGCCGGTGCGGCGTGGCCCCTTCGTGTTCCGGGTGGCGGAGGGCGCTCCGGTGGCCGAGGGGCGCCACCCGCTGGTGGTCCTGTCCCATGGGGCGGGGGGAAGCGCCTTCGGCCACGCCGACACCGCCATGGCGCTGGCCCGGCGGGGGTATGTGGTCGTGGCGGTGCATCATCGGGGCAACGCCTTCGACGACGACCGTGACGCCGGCACGGAGCGGATGTGGCGCAAGCGCCCGGCCCAGCTTTCGGCCGCGCTCGATCACGTTCTGGCCGATCCGGGTCTGGCCGGCCGGCTCGACGGTGAACGCGTCGGCGCCTTCGGCTTTTCCGCTGGCGGATACACGGTTCTGGTGGCGGCCGGAGGAGTGGCGGAGCTGGGGCGCATCGCCGACCATTGCCGGACCCCGCCGGCCGGCGAGCGCTTCTGCCATCTCGGGAACGAGGAGACGCAGGCCCGCGTCGAGGCGCGCGACCCACGCATCCGTGCCGCCGTCCTGGCGGCGCCGGTCGGCGTTCCTTTCTCCAAGGATGGCCTCGCCGGAGTGACGATCCCCATCCGCCTCTACCGGGCGGAGCGGGACGAGCAGATCGCCGCCGCCCAGGTCGAGGGGGTGCGCGACCGCCTGCCGACGCCGCCCGCGTATGAGGTGGTGCGCGACGCCGGTCACTTCTCCTTCCTGATGCCGGTGCCGGTGGACATCGCGGCGGAGGTCGGGCCGCCCGCTCAGGACCCCCCGGGCTTCGACCGCGCGGCCTTTCACGAGCGGCTCAACACGGAGATCGCCGATTTCTTCGACCGCGCTCTTGCAATCGAACGCCAGGGGCGCTAG
- a CDS encoding SAM-dependent methyltransferase, whose product MSDSSDTSSARPLPAHTPLGQTVYLAPEGFVPDLVAELGDVAAVEDRLVFADGPARPAAWAQNIWHDPVRIEFASIKEGARALRSIQRNWALWTLRHHRRASLIQENLPHVSAKPVVFPSPLPTAPLGSWTLLDENTIVAAARCSSPYRHGEVAFVENRTVPPNRAYLKLWEALTLFGEQPGPGDRCIDLGACPGGWSWVLHELGASVVSVDKAPLDPAIAALPRIEFRQESAFGLKPQDVGPVDWLCCDVICYPTRLLRLVNQWMESGLAKRFICTLKFQAETDHETARAFAAIPGGRVLHLHHNKHELTWMWPAAPV is encoded by the coding sequence ATGAGCGATTCATCCGACACTTCGTCCGCCCGTCCACTCCCGGCGCACACGCCCCTGGGGCAGACCGTCTATCTGGCGCCCGAAGGCTTCGTACCGGATCTCGTGGCCGAACTGGGCGACGTGGCGGCGGTGGAGGACCGGCTGGTCTTCGCCGACGGGCCGGCGCGTCCCGCCGCCTGGGCGCAGAACATCTGGCATGACCCGGTGCGGATCGAGTTCGCCTCGATCAAGGAGGGGGCGCGGGCCCTGCGCTCCATCCAGCGCAACTGGGCGCTCTGGACGCTGCGCCATCACCGGCGGGCCAGCCTGATCCAGGAGAACCTGCCGCACGTCTCGGCCAAGCCGGTGGTCTTCCCGTCGCCGCTGCCGACGGCGCCGCTGGGCTCTTGGACGCTGCTGGACGAGAACACCATCGTCGCGGCGGCGCGCTGCTCCAGCCCCTACCGTCACGGCGAGGTCGCCTTCGTCGAGAACCGGACGGTCCCGCCCAACCGCGCCTATCTGAAACTGTGGGAAGCGCTGACCCTGTTCGGCGAACAGCCGGGGCCGGGCGACCGCTGCATCGACCTCGGCGCTTGCCCCGGCGGCTGGAGCTGGGTGCTGCACGAGCTGGGCGCCAGCGTGGTCAGCGTCGACAAGGCGCCGCTCGACCCGGCCATCGCCGCCCTGCCGCGCATCGAGTTCCGCCAAGAGAGCGCCTTCGGCCTGAAGCCCCAGGACGTCGGGCCGGTGGATTGGCTGTGCTGCGACGTGATCTGCTACCCCACGCGCCTGCTGCGGCTGGTGAACCAGTGGATGGAGAGCGGGCTGGCCAAGCGCTTCATCTGCACGCTGAAGTTCCAGGCCGAGACGGACCACGAGACGGCCCGCGCCTTCGCCGCGATCCCCGGCGGGCGGGTGCTGCACCTGCACCACAACAAGCACGAGCTGACCTGGATGTGGCCGGCGGCTCCCGTCTGA